The Nostoc sp. 'Lobaria pulmonaria (5183) cyanobiont' genome window below encodes:
- a CDS encoding M61 family metallopeptidase, whose protein sequence is MTEATATRPNTYLQETEPTIHYLVAMSQPETHLFEVTLRLVDYPSPILDLKLPVWTPGSYLVREYAKNLQDFAAFAGDKPLPCQKISKNHWQVNKIGISELTVRYRIFANELSVRTNHLDATHGYFNGAALFLRIPGWDKQPIRVTIVPPQPEWQVTTALPPIGEETNTFLASDFDTLVDTPFEIGSHQLYKFEVLGKPHELAIWGQGNYQVQQLIADIQKIIQVEAQMFGGLPYERYVFLLHLFSQAFGGLEHKDSCSLIYQRFGFRAQEKYHRFLQLVAHEFFHLWNVKRIRPKALEVFDYDQENYTPSLWFCEGTTSYYDLLIPLRAGIYDVKSYLNNLGKEITRYEITPGRKVQPVSESSFDAWIKLYRPDANSGNSQISYYLKGEMVSLLLDLLIRSTHHNQRSLDDVMLKMWQQFGKAEIGYTPEQLQEVIESVAGIDLTDFFKRYIDSTDDLPFNQYLEPFGLQLVAEQQEEPYLGVRINTENGREMVKFVETGSPAQVRGIDAGDELLAIDGIKVTAGGLSDRLKDYQPNDSIQVAVFHQDELRTYSITLTFPHPTRYQVKPVEHPNSTQQQNFAGWLGDAIATV, encoded by the coding sequence ATGACTGAAGCAACAGCAACTCGTCCCAACACCTACCTCCAAGAAACCGAGCCAACGATTCATTACCTAGTGGCAATGTCCCAACCAGAAACCCATCTGTTTGAAGTGACTTTACGCCTTGTGGATTATCCCTCACCGATTCTCGATTTAAAATTGCCCGTTTGGACACCAGGTTCCTATTTAGTCCGGGAATACGCCAAGAATTTACAAGATTTTGCGGCTTTTGCTGGGGATAAGCCTTTGCCTTGCCAAAAAATCAGTAAAAATCATTGGCAGGTAAACAAGATAGGTATTTCAGAATTAACTGTACGTTACCGCATTTTTGCAAATGAGCTATCGGTACGGACAAATCACTTAGATGCTACCCACGGTTATTTCAATGGTGCGGCACTATTTTTGAGAATACCTGGCTGGGATAAGCAACCCATTCGCGTCACCATCGTACCACCACAGCCGGAATGGCAGGTAACTACTGCCTTACCACCCATTGGTGAAGAAACGAATACTTTCTTAGCTAGCGATTTTGATACTCTGGTTGATACTCCCTTTGAGATTGGTAGCCACCAATTGTATAAATTTGAGGTATTAGGAAAACCCCATGAATTGGCAATCTGGGGGCAAGGTAATTACCAAGTTCAGCAGCTGATTGCTGATATCCAAAAAATTATTCAGGTAGAAGCGCAGATGTTCGGCGGTTTGCCTTATGAACGATATGTGTTTCTGCTACATTTATTTAGCCAAGCTTTTGGTGGTTTGGAGCATAAAGACTCTTGCTCGTTAATTTACCAACGTTTTGGATTTCGCGCTCAGGAAAAGTACCATCGCTTTCTTCAATTAGTTGCACACGAGTTCTTTCACTTGTGGAATGTTAAGCGAATTCGCCCAAAAGCATTAGAGGTTTTTGATTACGACCAAGAAAACTACACACCATCATTGTGGTTTTGTGAGGGCACTACTAGTTACTATGACTTGTTAATTCCTTTGCGGGCGGGAATTTATGATGTTAAGTCGTATTTGAATAATTTAGGCAAGGAAATTACCAGATATGAAATCACACCGGGGCGCAAGGTACAACCCGTTTCCGAGTCGAGTTTTGATGCCTGGATAAAACTCTATCGCCCGGATGCCAATAGCGGTAATTCCCAAATTTCCTACTATTTAAAAGGAGAAATGGTATCGTTGTTGCTGGATTTGCTGATTCGCTCTACTCACCACAATCAGCGCTCCCTCGATGACGTGATGCTAAAAATGTGGCAGCAATTTGGAAAAGCTGAAATTGGCTATACCCCAGAACAGTTACAGGAAGTTATCGAATCTGTCGCCGGAATTGATTTGACTGATTTCTTTAAACGCTACATTGATAGTACTGATGATTTGCCTTTCAATCAGTATTTAGAACCCTTTGGCTTGCAGTTGGTAGCCGAACAGCAAGAAGAACCTTACCTAGGCGTGAGAATAAATACCGAAAATGGGCGGGAGATGGTTAAGTTTGTGGAGACTGGTTCACCTGCACAAGTAAGGGGAATTGATGCAGGTGATGAGTTGTTAGCAATTGATGGGATTAAGGTAACGGCGGGTGGCTTAAGCGATCGCCTGAAAGATTACCAACCAAACGATAGCATTCAAGTCGCAGTTTTCCACCAAGACGAACTCCGTACCTATTCCATCACTCTCACATTCCCACATCCGACTCGGTATCAGGTAAAGCCTGTTGAGCATCCTAACTCCACACAGCAGCAAAACTTTGCTGGATGGCTAGGAGATGCGATCGCAACTGTTTAA